ACCAGCTGCGCGCGGAGGGAGTGCTGGAGGACACCGTCGTCATGTTTTTCGCAGATCACGGACGGCCCATGCCCTGGGGCAAGCAGTGGCTGAATGCGGAAGGGCTGCAGGTGCCGCTGATCCTGCGCGGGCCGGGAGTGACTGCGGGTGCGGTGGAGGAGCGGCTGGTGAGCCTGATCGATCTCGCGCCCTCGATGCTCCGGCTGGCGGGGCTGCCGATCCCGCCATGGATGGAGGGGAAGGCGATTCTCGGAGGGGAGTTCCCGCAGCGCAGCATGCTCTTTGCCGCACGTGACCGCTGTGGCGATGCAATGGACCGCATCCGGGCGGTGATCGAGGCGGATGCGATCTTTGTGCGGAATTTCCACCCCGAGCTCCCGCACCTGAACTGGTCCGGCTACAAGGAGTACAGCTACCCGGGCATGCCGCTGCTGCGCGTGCTGAACCAGGAAGGGAAACTCAATGAGCTGCAGGCCGCATGGCTGACGCCACAACGCGAGGCGCTGGAGCTTTATGACCTCAAGACCGATCTGCACAACATGGCCAAAGAACCGCAGGCGGCTGCGAAAGTGAAGGAGCTGAACGCGGCCATGGATGCGTGGATTCAGAGCAGCCACGATCAGGGCGCGCAGGGCGATCCCCAAACTGAGCCGCCGCTGGACCAGATCCAGAAAGACAAGCGGCTGGAATACGAACGTGTGTGGAAGACACGGCTGAAAAAAGGCCAGCCCAGCGACGCCGAGCGCGTGGCCTGGTGGGAGAAGAGCTACGGGCTTTCTTCAGAC
Above is a window of Prosthecobacter vanneervenii DNA encoding:
- a CDS encoding sulfatase family protein, which codes for MKFVLTSLFYLTLHTAAVAAGPNFVWIIADDMSPDTGAYGLKDVSTPHLDRLAAEGRRYARAYSTAPVCSASRSAFILGCYQTTTGLHPHDTENPQPLPAPYQHLPGMLREAGWFVTNAAAPGTVRNGRTVTKAKTHYNFEHDPAKMYDGSDWRKRAPGQPFFAQFQITEPHRPFPIPEQYDEAKLKAIQIPPNYPEHPLVRRDWYAYQRSVEMVDQRVGLILDQLRAEGVLEDTVVMFFADHGRPMPWGKQWLNAEGLQVPLILRGPGVTAGAVEERLVSLIDLAPSMLRLAGLPIPPWMEGKAILGGEFPQRSMLFAARDRCGDAMDRIRAVIEADAIFVRNFHPELPHLNWSGYKEYSYPGMPLLRVLNQEGKLNELQAAWLTPQREALELYDLKTDLHNMAKEPQAAAKVKELNAAMDAWIQSSHDQGAQGDPQTEPPLDQIQKDKRLEYERVWKTRLKKGQPSDAERVAWWEKSYGLSSDQRIP